Below is a genomic region from Equus caballus isolate H_3958 breed thoroughbred chromosome X, TB-T2T, whole genome shotgun sequence.
CTCTTCCTCATTTTTCCCCGCAAACTAATAAAATCAGTTAGGTTCTCTGACTGAacgcttattaaaaaaaaatccaaaaacctgTTTGGTAGTTGCTGCAGGATAACCCTTCTCCCCCTTCTCTCGCCCATACACCCATTTAGACTGGCAAgcctattttcattttatttcaaagtttttttttttttttttttttaaagcaaaggcaGGGGACGGCGGGGGTTGCTAAATTTATCTTCTTCTCCAGCCACCGGGATGAAGAAAACACATTTACTGCGGGCGGGGGTCTGAGGGCCTGCAAACAACTCGAGCAGGCGCCTCGGCCAGGACCGGCGCGGAGAGGCGGTAGATCGCCGGGGAGGGCCCGGGGGGCGGCCGCGGCCCACGGGAGATGGTGGGgggcggccgggccggggctgGGAAGGGCCGCCTGCCTCTCCGCGGGGTCGCCGGACCGCGGCCCCGCGCAGCCTTTACGGCCGAAGCGGCGGCAGAGGCGCGTGTgtagcggcggcggcggcgggcgggagCGCGGAGGAGGTGGAAAGAAGGGGGGCGCTGTCACGGAGACTCCGGCCGCCGGAGACCCCGCCGCAGCGAGGCCACTGGGCTCCCCGGTCGCGGGCGGGAGCGGTGCCGAGCCGGGGCTCCAGGGGTACACACCGGGCGGAGGAGGGGGCCTATCTACCCTTCCGcattttcctgggtctctctcccGGGCGGTGACGTGACGTGCTGACGGCGGGCCCGTGCCGGGGAGCTGGGCCGCTTTTTGTCAGCTCCGAGCtcggcccctcctccctccctcctcccgccccacCAGCCGGAGCCCGGCCCAGTGCTCCAGAGAAAGGCCGGCCTGCAGCACCCGCCACCGTCGCCGACCGCCCGCACGCCCGTCCGGTGAGTTTCGGGCGCCGCCGCGGCCGCGGGGCCTAGCGCGCGCGCAGCGGCCTGGTCCCGGCCTGGTCGGCGGCCCGCAAGGCGCCCTTCCGCGCTAGGCCGGGCGGTGTGGCGCGCGGCGCCGAGCAGGCCCCGAGGAGGCCGCAGTTAGGCCCGGGGAGGAGCCCGGCTGCCCCGAGCAGCGGCGGAGGCGCGCTCCGTAAAcgggcgggggttgggggagggtcgCCCGGTGGCCCGGGAGGCGGCTGAGGGGCCCTAGGTCGGCGCCGCGGCCGGCCCGGGGCACCGCGCGGGGGCGAGGCCTGGCAGGGAGGCGAAGGCTGCAGGCGTGAGGTGAAGGCCGCAGGCCGGCCGGGCCGATTTTCGCTATGTAAATATCAGCGAGGGGGGGAGGGACGGGGGACAAGATGGCGGCGGCTCGGCGCCTGCTGCAGGGGACGACTGAGGGGTTGCCGGGAGGGGGAGCCGCCATCTTGAAGGCGGCGTCTGAAGAGAAAATTCCGCTACAGTCCGTGAGGGGGGGTCGGAgagcgggcggcggcggcggcggctccggtGACGGGCCCCGGAGGCCCGGCGCGGCAGCGTGTGCGCGCGGAGGGGCGTGCTCGCTCCCCACGGCGGCCATTGCCCTCGCCGCCATGATGGGCGCTCGGGCTGCAGGCGCTCGGCGGCAGCGCCACCTTCCTGCCCTGCCTTCCGCAGCCCCGTGACTGGCTGCAGCTGCTTCCGCTGGAGTGGAACTCAGCTGCCGCAGGCGGCCATTGCTGCCGCCCGGCGCCGGGGACGTCTGGCCCCTCAGCGCCTCTGGCCCGCGCCTTCCCTCTGCGCTTGCAGCCGATGGGGGCCGGCTGGGCGGGTGGCAGCCCGGGCTGCTGGGCTCCTCACGGCAGATGGGACCCTGAGACGTGTTATTTTTACTCACGCCAAGTCATACGTGGCTATTAGGGTGCTTTCGATGCGGTGGTTTTCCAACAATCACTGCGTTCCCAAGCAtctgaataaagaaagaaaaatgaaatttgatgCGAAGGTTCTCACCACTCTGTTATCCAATAGGGGAAAAAGCGCAAGTTGCACAACACAAAAACCGAGGGATAAAATTTGGAAGGCTTCTCAGCTCGTTTATTTGGAAACACCTTTTTTGAAAAGCTGTTTTGAGGCTATTAGTGATGTTTTGgtagtgtttcctttttttcgAAGAGTAAAGAAAGCGCAGAAAGTTTTTTATCTCCTTACTGAAGGACAACGTCATGTGATGCAGTATTTTTTGTTCCTGTACTTCTCATGGTTATTTAGAAGCCCCTGTTTGATTTGAAAAATTCTAAGGTGGAATTGCATCCCTTAAGGTAGTTGTGATTGCCTGCCGTACAACTCGCCTGTAATCTCGCAGCCCCTTGTTGGCGAGGCACTGCGCTGGGTGCTAAGAAAGATTCGAAAGGTTCTTGTAATGCAGACGGTGGCTGCGAGAAGTTGTTGGTCAGAGGCAGATGAGACAAGGTGAAATGCACTTAAAGTGCTGCGGGAAAGGCACAGGCAATTACTGGGGCTTCGGAGGACCGCAAGGTTTCCATTTGGAGCGTCAGGAGAGGGTTCCTGAAATAGGTGACATTTTGAGAAGGTTACTGAAGGATGGGTAGGACTTTGTTaggcagaggtgggggtggggaaagggcatTTCAAGGGTGAGGCTCCTTCAGAAAACAGCCAGTGGTTACACTTTGACTGGAGAAGATGGGGTCGGTAGGGGAGTGGTGGGAATTCTGGCTAGAAAAGGTAGATGGTGGAAGAGCTTGCTGGCCAGGTGGGGAGGCTTATGCTTATGGGGGAGGGCAAGGAAGCCCTGAGATGGCACGGTGATGACACACCTGAGCCGGGCTTTATATTCACTTAGCAGTTACATTGGATTAAGAAAAGTTTCAAAGTTGAGAAATAATGAGAGTAGCAAGTTGATCAGTGTTCCCACTACCGGAGTGATGATCAAGAATGTTGAGAAGTTAAGCCAATTTGGCTACTTTTTGCTTGGTCCATCTCCACTAGACAGCTGCTCCTTTTTTCTAGCCGAACTTCTCACTCCAAATCACCTTTTGCTCAGATGTAGTAAACAAATAGGGAGGGGTTTCTAATTTTTACCATGGTTGAAAATTACAGGACTAGTGCTGTGGGTTTCTTTACGAAAATGAGGAATGAAGCTGTAGGTATTCCCACGGTAATTTAAGAAGTCAGTTTTGAAAAGTGGATTAGAAGAGTAATTACTAAAAAGGCAGTGGCCTTCAGATGGCCTTTTGCAATCCCTGTTCTTCCTGGTGAGAGTAACCATCTCTTTGTTTGAGAAGGTAACTAAAGCTGTTTGCTAAGCCAGGCCTTCTcatgttttgattaatatttgaCTATCCTAGATGCACATTTGGGGAATGTGTTTCCTAGAATTTTAAGATAGAAATCTGTAGGTAGCGTTAACTATTCTTTAGAaacttgtttttccattttcttagacTGCCACAGGTCAGAGCAGTCATGCTCCAGGTGACGGTGGGAGGGAACTGGAGGTTCTCATGTTTATCATAAAGGGCCATGGTtacaaaaagtttgagaaacagttCATTGTAGGAGGCCCAAGTTGCTAAGGCGGGCTGTGGTTGTTGAGGTGGTAAAGGTAAACATAAACTCAGAAGAACCAGTCGCTTTATATATCTTGATAGCTGGGAAAGACATggaagagttaaaaagaaaaaagagaattgtaTTGCTGCACGCGCAGTACAGCAGCGGTAGATGTTCTAGAACGGCAAGAGTGAATGTGCAAGATAGATTGTTAGACTCAAGTTGTATAATTAAGAAGAGAGATAAGTGTATAGTTTAGAAGGATTTCTATCCAAAACAGTTAAATATACAATGCTTTTTGCCTGAAGGGTAGACCTTGATGCTCTGGAAAACTGACTGGTGGAGCACCTTATTACCCAACCATCCTGGATTAATGAAGCGTTAGTTTTTAATTTATGCATATGTTTCAGATAGatgtaagtttctttttttaaaaaccagctcacagtgcattaaaaaaattttttttccacattGCTTTTTGTAAATGCTTCCTCTCCAAGCACATCTGGACTTGTCAGTGATGACCTTGTTTGTATTATTTGTGTTTACGCACACTGGTGATTCCAgactttctttttcactcttaaaCTCCTCAACCTGTCCTTGAAACTCCTCAGCCTCAGCAGAGATGGCCTAATCTTTTACGAAAACCAGAAAGACCACCATCTGATCTAAGCCATT
It encodes:
- the LOC138921977 gene encoding transcription initiation factor TFIID subunit 4-like — protein: MSKSRDVYKESERHQQIRGNDASGRITDRALSFGTGAAHRQSSWASRRPILPAGPICREEPSSPGCHPPSRPPSAASAEGRRGPEALRGQTSPAPGGSNGRLRQLSSTPAEAAAASHGAAEGRAGRWRCRRAPAARAPIMAARAMAAVGSEHAPPRAHAAAPGLRGPSPEPPPPPPALRPPLTDCSGIFSSDAAFKMAAPPPGNPSVVPCSRRRAAAILSPVPPPLADIYIAKIGPAGLRPSPHACSLRLPARPRPRAVPRAGRGADLGPLSRLPGHRATLPQPPPVYGARLRRCSGQPGSSPGLTAASSGPARRRAPHRPA